One region of Nycticebus coucang isolate mNycCou1 chromosome 10, mNycCou1.pri, whole genome shotgun sequence genomic DNA includes:
- the LOC128595756 gene encoding NEDD8-conjugating enzyme UBE2F-like encodes MLTLASKLKHDDGLRGSRTSATASDSTRRVSVRDKLLVKEVAELEANLPCTCKVLFPDPNKLHCFQLTVTPDEGYYQGGKFQFETEVPDEYNMVPPKVKCLTRIWHPNITETGEICLSLLREHSIHGTGWAPTQTLKDVVWGLNSLFTDLLNFDDPLNIEAAEHHLRDKEDFGNKVDNYIKRCQMMKGTLQAHGLDAACLQREAARGGPFAPILTLPQPLWIVPAL; translated from the coding sequence ATGCTAACGCTGGCAAGCAAACTGAAGCACGATGATGGTCTCAGAGGGTCCCGGACATCAGCCACAGCATCGGATTCCACTCGGAGGGTTTCTGTGAGAGACAAGTTGCTTGTTAAAGAGGTTGCAGAACTTGAAGCTAATTTACCTTGTACATGTAAAGTGCTTTTTCCTGATCCAAACAAGCTTCATTGCTTTCAACTAACTGTAACCCCAGATGAGGGTTACTACCAGGGTGGAAAGTTTCAGTTTGAAACTGAAGTCCCTGATGAGTACAACATGGTGCCTCCCAAGGTGAAATGCTTGACCAGGATCTGGCACCCCAACATCACAGAGACAGGTGAAATTTGCCTAAGTTTACTGAGAGAGCACTCGATCCATGGCACTGGCTGGGCTCCCACACAAACACTGAAGGATGTTGTTTGGGGATTAAACTCTTTGTTTACTGATCTTTTGAATTTTGATGACCCACTGAACATTGAGGCTGCAGAGCATCACCTGCGGGACAAGGAGGACTTCGGGAACAAAGTGGACAACTACATCAAGCGCTGCCAGATGATGAAGGGGACGCTGCAGGCCCACGGACTGGACGCAGCTTGTCTCCAACGTGAAGCAGCAAGAGGTGGCCCCTTCGCTCCCATCCTCACGCTCCCTCAGCCCCTCTGGATTGTCCCAGCCCTGTGA